One window from the genome of Oryza glaberrima chromosome 3, OglaRS2, whole genome shotgun sequence encodes:
- the LOC127767794 gene encoding F-box only protein 13, whose translation MASMAARSSRKRRSPPPRGLGDLHDDVLERVLASLPPATFFRLRAVCRRWSAAAASPTFLRACARVPSRDPWFLMLSGARPRPPLAFDAAGRSWIPCRAAPGGSCGGADAAVPVASSGGLVLYRAPGTGELLVANPLTGASRALPSPPGAHGGAPRLHAIAMYGSPYRVALFAGELPDLSMSVFDSSRGSWEGPVALSRKPDAAALLPDDAPSQGGADDTVYFLSKSGDVVATNMQRSASKQYSSVVVAASSDGGDAVAYFLSHSGTVVACDTARRTFAELPRILPVYFEYSIDVVACDGAAYAVVLAEYLDTASLRVWGFAGGAWRQVAAMPPAMSHAFHGKKADINCVGHGGRLMVCVSSGEANGCFMCDVGSNQWEELPKCVNGDGEVNDFLAAFSFEPRLEISV comes from the coding sequence atggcgtccatggcggcgagAAGTAGCAGGAAGCgcaggagcccgccgccgcgtgggCTCGGGGACCTCCACGACGACGTGCTGGAGCGCGTCCTGGCGAGCCTCCCGCCGGCCACCTTcttccgcctccgcgccgtctgccgccgctggagcgccgccgccgcgtcgcccacgTTCCTCCGCGCCTGCGCCCGCGTCCCGTCGCGGGACCCGTGGTTCCTCATGCTCTCCGGCGcccgcccccgcccgccgctCGCCTTCGACGCTGCCGGCCGCTCCTGGatcccctgccgcgccgcgccgggcggcagctgcggcggcgccgacgccgccgtcccggTGGCGTCGTCCGGCGGCCTCGTCCTCTACCGCGCGCCGGGCACGGGCGAGCTCCTCGTCGCGAACCCGCTCACCGGCGCGAGCCGtgccctcccctcgccgccgggggcccacggcggcgcgccgcggctcCACGCCATTGCCATGTACGGCTCCCCCTACCGCGTGGCGCTCTTCGCGGGCGAGCTCCCCGACCTGTCCATGTCGGTGTTCGACTCGTCCAGGGGCTCGTGGGAGGGCCCTGTCGCGCTCTCCCGGaagcccgacgccgccgcgctgctccccGACGACGCGCCGTCccagggcggcgccgacgacacgGTCTACTTCCTCAGCAAGTCCGGCGACGTGGTGGCCACCAACATGCAGCGCAGCGCGTCGAAGCAGTACTCCTCGGTGGTGGTCGCCGCGTcgtccgacggcggcgacgccgtggccTACTTCCTGAGCCACTCCGGCACGGTGGTCGCCTGCGACACGGCGCGCCGCACGTTCGCCGAGCTCCCCCGCATCCTCCCGGTCTACTTCGAGTACTCCATCGACGTCGTGGCCTGCGACGGCGCCGCCTACGCCGTCGTGCTGGCGGAGTACCTCGACACGGCGAGCCTGCGGGTGTGGgggttcgccggcggcgcgtggcggcaggTGGCCGCCATGCCGCCGGCCATGTCGCACGCGTTCCACGGCAAGAAGGCCGACATCAACTGCGTCGGCCACGGCGGCCGCCTCATGGTCTGCGTGAGCTCCGGCGAGGCCAACGGCTGCTTCATGTGCGACGTCGGCAGCAACCAGTGGGAGGAGCTCCCCAAGTGCGTCAATGGCGATGGAGAGGTCAACGACTTCTTGGCCGCTTTCTCCTTCGAGCCTAGGCTAGAGATTAGCGTCTAA